A single Paenibacillus kribbensis DNA region contains:
- the thiO gene encoding glycine oxidase ThiO has product MLKIHTEATVIGHAECLVIGGGVIGSSIAYHVAREGRSTIMLERMMPGEGASGAAVGMLAAESEEFADPEFEQFARTSRDAFPELVRELERLSGVSVEFRTEGFVTPFRSEAEGEKRWKAANTREDNQPEWWDAGELARRIPGIDRQAIGAIYRSKETQLFPVQLCRAYTGAATVLGATIGSGTHAEQLVVQNGRVCGVVTDSGFVSCNQVIIAGGLESMNLLEQVGFYYPLYPVKGEAVAVSLKDHPLEYTIYADDVYLVPKQKNELWIGATSLPHHDDTEVTVAGLEGLLARASAWLPRVREASFVRTWAGLRPQAAAGRPFIGAVPGVEGVYAAVGHYRNGVLLSDATGRAMAALLKGADAAELGISKISSARIKEESL; this is encoded by the coding sequence ATGCTAAAGATACACACAGAGGCTACAGTTATAGGACATGCTGAATGCTTGGTCATAGGTGGAGGTGTGATCGGCAGTTCCATTGCTTATCATGTGGCCAGGGAAGGGCGCAGTACGATTATGCTGGAGCGAATGATGCCGGGTGAGGGAGCCTCGGGGGCAGCGGTCGGAATGCTTGCGGCGGAGAGTGAAGAGTTCGCCGACCCTGAGTTTGAACAATTTGCTCGCACAAGTCGGGATGCATTCCCTGAGCTAGTTCGTGAGCTGGAGCGGTTGTCTGGTGTTTCAGTAGAATTTCGTACAGAAGGTTTTGTAACTCCTTTCCGTTCGGAAGCTGAGGGTGAAAAACGCTGGAAAGCTGCTAATACGCGCGAGGATAATCAGCCTGAGTGGTGGGATGCCGGGGAATTGGCCAGACGGATTCCGGGCATAGATCGTCAAGCGATTGGAGCTATATATCGATCGAAGGAGACACAACTCTTCCCCGTACAGCTGTGCCGTGCTTATACGGGAGCAGCTACAGTGTTGGGTGCAACAATAGGGTCCGGTACCCATGCAGAGCAGTTGGTCGTACAGAATGGCCGGGTTTGCGGTGTAGTGACAGATAGCGGCTTTGTTTCCTGCAACCAGGTCATTATTGCCGGAGGCTTGGAGAGCATGAATTTGCTAGAGCAAGTGGGCTTTTATTACCCGCTTTATCCGGTCAAGGGTGAAGCAGTTGCCGTCTCCTTGAAGGATCACCCTTTGGAATATACCATTTATGCCGATGATGTTTACCTTGTGCCGAAGCAGAAGAACGAGCTTTGGATAGGGGCTACGAGCCTTCCGCATCACGATGACACAGAAGTGACTGTTGCAGGTTTGGAGGGGCTACTGGCACGTGCTTCTGCATGGTTGCCGCGCGTACGCGAAGCTTCTTTTGTACGCACTTGGGCAGGCTTGCGGCCGCAGGCGGCAGCGGGACGTCCTTTCATAGGGGCTGTTCCCGGTGTGGAAGGGGTATATGCTGCAGTCGGGCATTATCGCAACGGTGTCCTGTTGAGTGATGCTACCGGACGTGCGATGGCTGCTCTGCTTAAAGGGGCTGATGCGGCTGAACTTGGAATAAGCAAAATTTCTTCTGCACGTATCAAGGAGGAAAGCTTATGA
- the thiS gene encoding sulfur carrier protein ThiS yields the protein MKLTINGQSMNFSNRITHVEQLLHELDLKVKTVVVELNRHILTREEHEEAVLKDGDNLEIVHFVGGG from the coding sequence ATGAAGCTGACGATTAACGGGCAGAGCATGAACTTTTCTAACCGGATCACTCATGTGGAACAATTGCTGCATGAACTTGATTTAAAGGTGAAAACCGTTGTGGTGGAGCTGAATCGTCACATATTGACCCGTGAGGAACATGAGGAAGCGGTACTAAAGGACGGAGACAACCTGGAAATTGTACATTTTGTGGGAGGCGGTTGA